The Paenibacillus macerans genome includes a window with the following:
- a CDS encoding carbohydrate ABC transporter permease, with protein VPTLGSVYYSFTSWDGISADVRFIGLANFVEIWNSPRVHNALQNTLILTISLVVLENLFAILLAMLVDKVRWLSKIFRSIFYFPTLLSGIVMGFVWAMMLNYNFGVVNQVLDKIGLGAFAVDWLGDPRFAMLAILLSTVWKGAGYYMIIYLAGLQGIPQEMNEAASIDGANGWQQFRHITFPLLAGSVTVCMVLSMISALKIFDQIAVMTDGGPGFETETLTYLIYKVGFGELRQGFGTALAMVLFFIILIITVLQVKILQKREVEM; from the coding sequence GTTCCGACGTTAGGCAGCGTCTATTACAGCTTCACGTCATGGGACGGCATTAGCGCTGACGTACGTTTTATCGGACTGGCCAACTTCGTGGAAATTTGGAATAGTCCGCGGGTCCATAACGCGCTTCAGAACACGTTGATCTTAACGATCAGTCTTGTCGTTCTCGAGAACTTGTTTGCCATCCTGCTTGCGATGCTGGTCGACAAAGTGCGTTGGCTGAGCAAAATATTCCGCAGCATCTTTTATTTCCCCACGTTGCTCAGCGGCATCGTGATGGGGTTCGTCTGGGCGATGATGCTGAATTACAACTTCGGCGTTGTTAACCAAGTGCTGGACAAGATCGGCCTCGGGGCTTTCGCGGTCGATTGGCTCGGAGATCCACGCTTCGCCATGCTGGCGATTCTTTTATCCACGGTTTGGAAAGGCGCCGGATATTATATGATCATATATCTCGCCGGACTTCAGGGTATTCCCCAGGAAATGAACGAAGCGGCCAGCATCGACGGCGCAAACGGCTGGCAGCAGTTCCGGCACATCACGTTCCCGCTGCTGGCGGGATCGGTGACCGTATGTATGGTCTTGTCCATGATCAGCGCACTTAAAATTTTTGACCAGATCGCGGTCATGACAGATGGCGGTCCCGGTTTTGAAACCGAAACCTTAACCTATCTCATCTATAAGGTCGGGTTCGGCGAGCTGCGGCAAGGGTTCGGGACGGCGCTGGCCATGGTGCTGTTTTTTATAATTTTGATCATTACCGTGTTGCAAGTGAAAATCCTCCAAAAAAGGGAGGTCGAAATGTGA